In Edaphobacter dinghuensis, a genomic segment contains:
- a CDS encoding PAS domain S-box protein, whose protein sequence is MNALHVKDEVLRIEALNQYEALNSAPDPILDDITGLAAQVCDAPVAAISLIGSERIWLKSRFGINALDVALGSLPCETTILGDTLYEIRDARLDPNYTPEGILLEGRHYCFYAGVPLITPGGVNIGALFILDSPVRALSPEQASALSILGRQVITRLELSSRIRQIDRAARYRQRVESALTVERNFVSAVLDTVGALVAVFDPAGRIVRFNRACETASGYDFTTLVGRYPWDKLIPRQEIPEAIENFERLRSGELPAAYENQWLHRDGSLRRIAWTATALRDAQGQITFIIATGIDVTTQRVAEATLRESESRYRLLVEGSLGMVCTHDLRGVLLSVNSHGADTIGRTVAAMIGHSLEEFIVPEGKPLLKDYLDLIAQTGEAQGLLHLAHTDGETRVVAYRNKLILSPGRAPYVLGFGVDITEQIRVEGRLRNLTNQSDSILESVGDGIYGLDLEGRVTIVNPAAAQMLGYRQNEILGRRMHELIHHTRADGTPYPKEESPIRKSLSLFDTVRVSDEVFWRKDGTSFPVDYVARPQLDSQMLDHGKVKAIGVVVAFTDTTERQALNRMKDEFVSTVSHELRTPLTSIRGALGLLHSEVLSERPGKARQMLDIAINNSDRLIRLVNDILDLERIGSGKDALQRVMCDVEDLMRRAAGIQQAEISKPEILITFDASGVNVWADPDRILQTFNNLISNAIKFSFPGGAIHLSARNLDENEAIIEVSDQGRGVPADKLETIFERFHQVDASDSRALGGTGLGLAICRSIVTQHGGRIWATSNPIRGTTFHFTLPTRPANNLL, encoded by the coding sequence ATGAATGCTCTCCATGTCAAAGACGAAGTCCTGCGCATCGAGGCTCTCAATCAATATGAGGCCCTTAACTCTGCGCCGGATCCCATCCTCGATGACATCACCGGGCTGGCGGCCCAGGTGTGCGACGCACCGGTGGCGGCAATCTCACTCATCGGCAGCGAACGCATCTGGCTGAAGTCTCGTTTCGGGATAAACGCACTGGATGTCGCCCTGGGCAGTCTGCCCTGCGAGACGACCATTTTAGGTGACACTCTCTACGAGATCCGAGACGCGCGACTCGACCCCAACTATACCCCTGAAGGCATCCTGCTCGAAGGCCGACACTATTGCTTCTATGCAGGGGTTCCCCTGATTACGCCCGGCGGCGTCAATATCGGAGCGCTGTTTATTCTCGACTCCCCTGTCCGCGCACTCTCGCCGGAGCAGGCCTCGGCCCTGAGCATCCTCGGGCGGCAGGTCATCACCCGACTCGAGCTTAGCAGCAGGATTCGCCAGATTGATCGTGCCGCACGCTACCGCCAACGCGTCGAATCGGCGCTGACGGTTGAGCGTAACTTCGTCTCGGCAGTACTCGATACGGTAGGTGCGCTGGTCGCGGTCTTCGATCCCGCGGGCCGCATCGTCCGCTTCAACCGCGCCTGCGAGACCGCCTCCGGCTATGACTTCACCACGCTGGTCGGGCGCTATCCCTGGGACAAGCTCATTCCGCGGCAGGAGATTCCCGAGGCGATTGAAAACTTCGAGCGGCTACGCTCGGGCGAGCTTCCCGCCGCCTACGAAAACCAGTGGCTGCATCGCGACGGCAGTCTGCGCCGCATTGCCTGGACGGCCACCGCGCTGCGCGATGCCCAGGGACAGATCACCTTCATCATTGCCACCGGTATTGATGTCACCACACAGCGAGTCGCCGAGGCCACGCTGCGCGAGAGCGAATCCCGCTATCGCCTGCTCGTCGAAGGCTCGCTTGGTATGGTCTGTACTCACGACCTGCGCGGCGTTCTTCTCTCAGTCAACTCCCACGGCGCCGATACCATTGGGCGAACGGTGGCTGCCATGATCGGCCATTCGCTCGAAGAGTTCATCGTTCCCGAGGGTAAGCCTCTGCTCAAGGACTATCTCGACCTGATTGCACAGACAGGTGAGGCACAGGGGCTTCTTCATCTCGCCCACACTGACGGCGAGACCCGGGTCGTCGCCTACCGCAACAAACTCATTCTTTCGCCGGGGCGCGCACCCTACGTTCTCGGCTTCGGGGTCGACATCACCGAACAGATAAGGGTCGAAGGCCGACTCCGCAATCTCACCAACCAGTCGGACTCCATTCTGGAGTCGGTGGGAGACGGCATCTACGGCCTCGATCTCGAAGGCAGAGTGACCATCGTCAATCCTGCTGCCGCCCAGATGCTGGGCTACCGGCAAAACGAGATCTTGGGCCGCAGGATGCACGAGCTGATCCATCACACTCGCGCCGACGGCACGCCCTATCCCAAAGAAGAGTCGCCCATCCGCAAAAGTCTCTCCCTCTTCGATACGGTGCGCGTCTCCGACGAGGTCTTCTGGCGCAAGGACGGCACCAGCTTCCCTGTCGACTACGTCGCTCGCCCCCAACTCGATTCGCAGATGCTCGACCACGGCAAGGTCAAGGCCATCGGCGTCGTCGTCGCCTTCACCGACACCACCGAGCGACAGGCGCTGAACCGCATGAAAGACGAGTTCGTGTCCACGGTCTCGCACGAGCTGCGAACACCACTCACCTCCATTCGTGGAGCACTCGGACTGCTGCATAGCGAAGTGCTCTCCGAACGGCCCGGGAAGGCGCGGCAGATGCTCGACATCGCCATCAACAACTCCGACCGCCTTATCCGTCTGGTCAACGACATCCTCGATCTCGAGCGCATCGGCAGCGGCAAAGATGCATTACAGCGAGTGATGTGTGATGTCGAGGACCTGATGCGGCGCGCTGCCGGTATCCAACAGGCGGAGATTTCAAAGCCCGAGATCCTGATCACGTTCGATGCAAGCGGTGTGAATGTCTGGGCGGATCCGGACCGCATCCTTCAGACCTTCAATAACCTTATCTCGAACGCCATTAAATTTTCATTTCCGGGCGGCGCAATTCACCTGAGCGCTCGCAATCTCGACGAGAACGAAGCCATCATCGAAGTCAGCGATCAGGGGCGCGGCGTTCCTGCCGACAAACTGGAGACGATCTTTGAGCGCTTCCACCAGGTGGATGCGTCCGACTCGCGTGCGCTCGGCGGCACCGGCCTCGGACTGGCGATCTGTCGCAGCATCGTAACCCAGCATGGAGGCCGTATCTGGGCCACCAGCAATCCGATCCGAGGCACTACCTTTCACTTCACGCTGCCTACACGCCCGGCGAATAATCTTCTCTAA
- a CDS encoding YybH family protein codes for MQRLSISGIVFVLCAAVALPLKAQTGPDAATPGFDPLSKPSATIISPLVQPTLSPGVLLLLELDGKFQKAVAEGGGKAFASWFADDAVTLNNGRPAVMGRAAIAAQAQWDPKTYQLTWQPQGAQMGPSNDMGFTWGHYEGHSKDKNGQPVVISGRYITMWKKVADGSWKVALDASADEPPAAGECCTLPKP; via the coding sequence ATGCAGCGCCTATCGATCTCTGGAATTGTTTTTGTTCTGTGTGCAGCTGTCGCACTTCCTCTTAAAGCCCAGACTGGCCCCGATGCTGCGACTCCAGGCTTCGATCCATTGTCCAAGCCATCGGCCACTATCATCAGCCCGCTCGTGCAGCCCACACTCTCCCCCGGTGTCTTACTCTTGTTGGAGCTTGACGGCAAGTTTCAGAAGGCGGTCGCAGAGGGCGGCGGTAAGGCGTTCGCCAGTTGGTTCGCCGATGATGCAGTCACGCTCAACAATGGCCGACCCGCTGTGATGGGTCGCGCCGCCATTGCAGCACAAGCGCAATGGGACCCCAAGACCTATCAACTCACCTGGCAACCGCAGGGCGCACAGATGGGTCCGTCGAACGACATGGGCTTCACCTGGGGACACTACGAGGGCCACTCCAAGGACAAAAATGGCCAGCCCGTTGTCATCTCCGGACGATACATCACCATGTGGAAAAAGGTGGCGGATGGAAGCTGGAAGGTGGCCCTGGACGCGAGTGCCGATGAGCCTCCCGCAGCAGGCGAGTGCTGCACATTACCGAAACCGTAG
- a CDS encoding HU family DNA-binding protein: MTKADLVDKVTALGDLTRRDGEVIVDTLFEAVIGALKSGDKIEIRGFGSFRTRQRNARTGRNPKTGEKVEVPAKRVPFFKPSKELRDSVNPSGNKGQKSAHDGDTSHIDPHHPPAM, translated from the coding sequence ATGACCAAAGCAGACCTCGTAGACAAAGTGACCGCCCTTGGCGACCTCACCCGCCGCGATGGAGAGGTCATCGTCGATACCCTCTTCGAGGCCGTCATCGGCGCACTCAAATCCGGCGATAAGATCGAGATTCGTGGCTTCGGTAGCTTTCGCACCCGCCAACGCAACGCCCGTACCGGACGCAATCCGAAGACCGGCGAGAAGGTCGAGGTTCCGGCAAAGCGCGTCCCTTTCTTCAAGCCGTCGAAAGAGTTGCGTGACTCGGTCAACCCTTCCGGAAACAAGGGCCAGAAGTCTGCCCATGACGGGGATACCAGCCACATCGATCCTCACCACCCGCCGGCCATGTAA
- the sppA gene encoding signal peptide peptidase SppA encodes MPEDFVPPPPPPPPSYTAAPPQPYSPPYQGYPMPYVAPRRRSPWFYIGIIAGSVAAAVLLFTFMVWMTVRSATGTAGLDLGGGSHIAVIDINGVILSPDDINTQLRKFGEDSSVKAIILHINSPGGGAAASQEIYHEVLRVRQENHKKIIASVESVGASGAYYIASGCDKIYANDASVVGSIGVIMEWTNYGDLMHWAKLKSVVIHAGELKDAGDPSRDATPKEQAYFQSLVDNMYGQFIHDVATGRHTTDDKIKPLATGQVWTGEQALPLGLIDKVGGFRTALIDTARSVGISGEPSIVRPPKNKGGLLALLSGDADDLFTNPGQLLNHSPGFYFMWK; translated from the coding sequence ATGCCGGAAGATTTCGTACCACCGCCACCGCCTCCTCCACCTTCCTATACTGCTGCTCCTCCGCAGCCCTACTCCCCTCCCTATCAGGGCTATCCCATGCCATATGTTGCTCCGCGGAGGCGCTCGCCGTGGTTCTACATTGGCATCATTGCGGGTTCGGTGGCTGCCGCCGTTCTGCTGTTTACCTTTATGGTGTGGATGACGGTACGTTCGGCGACGGGAACAGCCGGACTCGACCTGGGAGGCGGAAGCCACATCGCCGTCATCGACATTAATGGCGTCATCCTGTCGCCGGACGATATCAACACCCAGCTCCGCAAGTTCGGTGAAGACTCCTCAGTTAAGGCAATCATCCTGCATATCAACTCTCCCGGCGGGGGCGCGGCCGCCTCGCAGGAGATCTATCACGAGGTACTTCGCGTTCGGCAGGAGAACCACAAGAAGATCATCGCCTCGGTCGAGTCGGTGGGCGCGTCAGGCGCCTATTACATCGCCAGCGGCTGCGACAAGATCTATGCCAATGATGCCTCGGTCGTCGGCTCCATCGGCGTCATTATGGAGTGGACCAACTACGGCGACCTGATGCACTGGGCCAAGTTGAAGAGCGTCGTCATCCACGCCGGAGAACTCAAGGACGCAGGCGACCCTAGCCGCGACGCCACACCGAAGGAGCAGGCCTACTTTCAGTCGCTGGTCGACAATATGTATGGACAGTTCATCCACGACGTCGCCACCGGACGGCACACCACGGACGATAAGATCAAGCCGCTTGCTACGGGCCAAGTCTGGACCGGTGAACAAGCGCTTCCGCTCGGCCTGATCGATAAGGTAGGAGGCTTCCGCACTGCCCTGATCGACACCGCGCGCAGCGTGGGAATCTCCGGGGAGCCGAGCATCGTGCGCCCGCCAAAGAACAAAGGCGGCCTGCTGGCACTGCTCAGTGGAGATGCCGACGACCTGTTCACCAATCCCGGGCAGCTACTGAACCACTCCCCCGGCTTCTACTTTATGTGGAAGTAA
- a CDS encoding dolichyl-phosphate beta-glucosyltransferase gives MSHPQLSIVIPAFNEGARIEAALERVTSCIAARGWDAEILVVDDGSKDNTAAIVQLWMQDNPRLHLIQNPGNKGKGYSVRNGLLQAAGEIVMFTDADLSAPMEEAERLIAALAAGADVAIGSRWMDRTRQTIHQPLYRQFFGRCFNWVTRAVMGLPFKDTQCGFKAFRRSAAQTIFRLQTIERWGFDPEILFIARKLKYVVREVPVTWGHDERSRMSYLKDGLKMLEDMAKIRANSLAGRYDEAIAAMKDTSTMVTAPVEHVTKVSAEVR, from the coding sequence ATGTCGCATCCCCAGCTAAGTATTGTTATTCCGGCGTTTAACGAGGGAGCGCGCATCGAGGCGGCTCTCGAACGAGTGACTTCGTGTATCGCGGCGCGAGGGTGGGACGCTGAGATTCTGGTCGTCGATGACGGTTCGAAAGACAATACAGCGGCGATTGTGCAGCTCTGGATGCAAGATAATCCACGCCTTCATCTGATTCAGAATCCCGGAAACAAGGGCAAGGGCTACTCTGTACGCAACGGTTTGCTGCAGGCCGCCGGCGAAATTGTGATGTTTACCGATGCCGATCTGTCCGCTCCCATGGAGGAGGCGGAACGCCTGATCGCTGCTCTGGCCGCCGGGGCCGATGTGGCGATTGGTTCGCGCTGGATGGACAGGACGCGACAAACAATTCATCAGCCGCTTTATCGCCAGTTCTTCGGACGATGTTTCAACTGGGTCACGCGCGCTGTGATGGGCCTTCCTTTTAAGGACACGCAGTGCGGCTTTAAAGCCTTCCGGCGTTCTGCCGCGCAGACGATCTTCCGCCTGCAGACCATTGAGCGCTGGGGCTTCGATCCTGAGATTCTTTTCATCGCCCGCAAGTTGAAGTATGTCGTTCGCGAGGTGCCCGTCACCTGGGGACACGACGAGCGTAGCCGTATGAGCTATCTGAAAGATGGCCTCAAGATGCTTGAGGATATGGCGAAGATTCGTGCCAATTCGCTGGCTGGACGATACGACGAGGCGATCGCTGCGATGAAGGACACCAGCACGATGGTCACCGCTCCGGTAGAGCATGTCACCAAGGTGAGCGCCGAGGTCCGTTAG
- a CDS encoding NHL repeat-containing protein, protein MRLQISRRGIAVALGFGVSLVLAGCGAGGVAPGGTGATGSGSTTGSSSGSNSSSGSGSTSGTGTGSTSGSGSNSGSGSSGGSSSIVLTGLVHSGQQPISGSSVDLYVAGTSGYGTGSVSLLSGSVTTGSDGRFTMSGSLSCPSANSQVYVVATGGDAGAGDNNSTVLMAALGNCSDLGSDVVADVSEISSMAAVYALSPFMTPGTAAVGTSSTNINGLVNAFSTVNNLVDPAQGTARTTTPAGNGVVPQTRINALANIMAACVVTKGDGACSQLFSLATPPGGTTPTDTLSAMLDIALNPGNNVAQLSAVQSATKVFQPALAGAPSDWTLSIEYTGGGLNLPQLLAVDGSGNIWVPNSAGFPGVLSEFSPVGAPLSGANGFTGGGLNEPFAVAVDTSGNIWSANYAGGVSEHTSAGVPLSGTLGFTYSGLVNPVALAIDTVGDVFTANSNNTVTKLNPSGTPVAQITGGLNNPYAVAIDTAQNVWVANYGANSISKFNNAGAPFSASGYTGGMSQPSGIAIDRNGNAWVANFNRASVSELSSTGVLLSGSSGYATSAPASSVAIDGDNTVWTANTDGSISRLSASGGSISPLKTGYVSPAATAEVGIALDASGNVWTTDDTLGAGNGSIFEYIGAGAPTVTPLQFAVKNKTIGRRP, encoded by the coding sequence ATGCGTCTTCAGATCTCCCGTCGTGGGATCGCCGTGGCACTTGGATTTGGAGTAAGTCTTGTTCTAGCAGGTTGCGGAGCAGGGGGAGTGGCACCGGGAGGTACAGGAGCTACAGGCTCCGGTTCGACGACTGGTTCAAGTTCTGGTTCAAACTCCAGTTCAGGATCTGGATCGACCTCCGGCACAGGGACAGGATCTACGTCAGGCTCAGGTTCTAACTCAGGCTCCGGTTCGAGCGGTGGTAGCTCGAGCATCGTGCTCACAGGTCTGGTGCATAGCGGCCAACAGCCCATCTCCGGATCTTCGGTTGATCTCTATGTGGCAGGCACATCAGGCTACGGTACCGGCTCGGTATCTCTTCTCAGCGGATCGGTGACTACAGGCAGCGACGGAAGATTCACCATGTCGGGCAGCTTAAGCTGTCCGTCTGCTAATTCACAGGTCTATGTTGTGGCGACAGGCGGCGATGCAGGCGCAGGCGATAACAACAGTACGGTTTTGATGGCGGCACTGGGCAATTGCAGCGACCTCGGTAGCGATGTCGTGGCCGATGTGAGTGAGATCTCGTCAATGGCTGCGGTTTATGCGTTGTCTCCATTTATGACGCCGGGAACCGCGGCGGTTGGGACCAGCAGCACGAACATCAACGGACTTGTGAACGCATTTTCCACGGTCAACAACCTAGTTGATCCCGCGCAGGGAACGGCCCGCACGACTACTCCTGCCGGAAACGGCGTTGTGCCGCAGACGAGGATCAACGCGCTCGCCAACATCATGGCGGCTTGCGTCGTTACCAAGGGCGACGGAGCTTGTTCGCAGCTTTTCTCGCTGGCCACGCCGCCGGGCGGAACGACGCCAACGGATACGCTGTCGGCGATGCTCGATATTGCGCTCAACCCCGGAAATAACGTTGCACAACTCTCTGCGGTGCAGTCTGCCACGAAAGTCTTTCAGCCTGCGCTTGCTGGTGCGCCTTCCGATTGGACGCTCAGCATCGAGTACACCGGCGGCGGACTTAATCTCCCGCAGCTTCTGGCCGTCGACGGCTCGGGCAATATCTGGGTCCCGAACTCGGCAGGGTTTCCCGGAGTTCTCAGCGAATTCAGTCCCGTGGGAGCGCCGCTCTCCGGAGCCAATGGTTTTACGGGCGGCGGCCTCAATGAGCCTTTCGCTGTCGCTGTGGATACGTCCGGCAATATCTGGAGCGCCAACTATGCAGGTGGTGTAAGCGAGCATACCTCGGCGGGTGTTCCACTCTCAGGGACCTTGGGTTTCACCTATTCTGGTTTGGTCAATCCGGTAGCCCTGGCCATCGACACGGTGGGAGATGTCTTTACTGCGAACTCCAACAACACCGTTACCAAGCTGAACCCCAGTGGAACGCCGGTAGCGCAGATTACTGGTGGACTCAACAACCCTTACGCTGTCGCCATCGATACAGCGCAGAACGTATGGGTGGCCAACTACGGAGCAAACAGCATCTCGAAGTTCAACAACGCAGGCGCTCCTTTCAGCGCCTCCGGTTATACCGGAGGGATGTCGCAGCCTTCGGGGATTGCCATCGACAGGAACGGCAATGCCTGGGTGGCGAACTTCAACAGAGCCTCTGTCTCCGAACTTAGCAGCACGGGAGTGCTGCTCTCGGGCAGTAGCGGCTATGCGACCTCTGCTCCTGCCAGTTCGGTGGCTATCGATGGCGACAATACGGTCTGGACTGCCAACACGGACGGCTCCATCAGTCGCCTGTCGGCATCGGGAGGCAGTATCTCGCCGCTCAAGACGGGCTATGTCTCACCCGCAGCGACCGCCGAGGTGGGCATTGCGCTCGATGCTTCGGGGAATGTCTGGACCACGGACGACACTCTTGGAGCCGGAAACGGCAGCATCTTCGAGTACATTGGCGCGGGCGCGCCGACGGTGACGCCGTTGCAGTTCGCGGTCAAAAACAAGACAATCGGCAGACGGCCTTAG
- a CDS encoding proline dehydrogenase family protein: MRAFSERSALGRRLSGRFIAGMAISDALAACQHVNREGIAVSLDSLGESVTTESEARASAAIYHQLLDAIHEGGLNANVSVKLSQMGMDFDPALAERVVGEIVERADTAGSFVRIDMESSAYTEATIAITERLAARYPGSVGTVLQAYLYRTAEDVERLLGQGIRIRLCKGAYKEGPAVAFPTKAEVDANYVRLMKRMVTYSREGKGVFCGIATHDEAIIEELLAFVRTSKVPQSAFEFQMLYGIRRDLQRQLAEDGFGVRVYIPFGPEWYPYFMRRLAERPANLLFLLQNFFRT, encoded by the coding sequence TTGCGAGCTTTCTCTGAGCGTTCCGCGCTGGGACGCAGGCTCTCCGGAAGATTTATCGCCGGGATGGCAATCAGCGACGCGCTGGCCGCTTGCCAACATGTTAATCGTGAGGGCATCGCCGTCAGTCTCGACTCGCTGGGAGAAAGTGTAACCACCGAGTCCGAAGCCCGCGCCTCTGCCGCCATCTACCACCAGCTACTCGACGCTATCCATGAGGGCGGATTGAACGCCAACGTCAGCGTCAAGCTCTCGCAGATGGGCATGGACTTCGATCCGGCCCTGGCCGAGCGCGTCGTCGGCGAGATCGTCGAGCGTGCCGACACTGCTGGCTCCTTCGTCCGCATCGACATGGAATCGTCTGCTTATACCGAGGCCACCATCGCTATCACCGAGCGGTTGGCGGCCCGTTATCCCGGGAGCGTGGGCACGGTGTTGCAGGCGTACCTCTACCGTACTGCCGAAGACGTGGAGCGTCTGCTGGGGCAGGGAATTCGTATTCGACTTTGCAAGGGTGCCTACAAAGAAGGGCCAGCCGTCGCCTTTCCGACGAAGGCTGAGGTAGATGCCAATTATGTTCGATTGATGAAGCGCATGGTCACCTACTCGCGAGAGGGCAAGGGCGTCTTCTGCGGAATCGCAACCCACGACGAGGCCATCATCGAGGAACTGCTTGCCTTCGTTCGCACCAGCAAAGTGCCGCAGAGCGCCTTTGAGTTTCAAATGCTTTACGGGATACGGCGTGACCTGCAACGTCAGTTGGCCGAAGACGGATTCGGCGTCCGTGTCTATATTCCCTTCGGCCCGGAGTGGTACCCCTACTTCATGCGGCGGCTGGCGGAACGCCCCGCCAATCTTCTCTTCCTTCTCCAGAACTTCTTCAGAACTTGA
- a CDS encoding ImmA/IrrE family metallo-endopeptidase has product MFETKLIKPDYRLAEREAIRLLNESGVYQPPVNPVEIAHDIGVRVSFVHFSGESEGVAGLYDPSEDQILVNADEAGVRQTFTVAHELGHRIMHAEWAKSEAYKVLWRDPKRQSKDRRETEANVFAANLLMPKQMVDEYKSLPVSSIARIFAVSEQVATFRLQNLYGI; this is encoded by the coding sequence ATGTTCGAAACCAAGCTAATCAAGCCTGATTATCGTCTTGCCGAACGTGAAGCTATTCGTCTTTTGAACGAGTCCGGCGTCTATCAACCTCCTGTCAACCCTGTGGAAATCGCGCATGATATTGGAGTGCGGGTTAGCTTCGTCCACTTTAGTGGCGAGAGCGAAGGAGTTGCTGGATTATATGATCCTTCTGAGGATCAGATTCTCGTAAATGCGGATGAGGCTGGCGTTCGCCAAACTTTTACCGTCGCCCATGAACTCGGTCACCGGATAATGCACGCTGAGTGGGCGAAGTCGGAAGCCTATAAAGTACTCTGGCGTGATCCCAAGCGTCAAAGCAAGGACAGGCGTGAGACTGAGGCAAATGTATTTGCAGCCAATCTGCTGATGCCGAAGCAAATGGTGGACGAGTATAAGTCTCTTCCAGTTTCCAGCATCGCTAGGATCTTCGCCGTCTCGGAGCAAGTGGCCACATTCCGGCTTCAAAATCTATATGGCATCTGA
- a CDS encoding IS1595 family transposase, giving the protein MEMPKTLIEAIKYFSDEQTCINAVASLRWQDGSPICPKCNATQEKRNHYWLATQKRWKCHACRKQFSVKVGTIFEDSPIELSKWMCALWLLVNCRNGVSSYEVARDLDITQKSAWFVLQRLRFILKDVTMEKMGASGTPVQMDESFLGGKPKNMHKSRRLKLKLGMNGYAEKTAVFGMIETGTRQVRAQVVPNVKRVTLQKAILDNVGFGSTIHTDQWPGYDGLAAQDFVHATVNHMEEYVTAGGVHTQAIENFWSLLKRGLNGTYVAVEPMHLDRYLDEQMFRFNNRIGHNDGSRFIKALSQVVNRRLTYAELTGKEAGSEA; this is encoded by the coding sequence ATGGAAATGCCGAAAACCCTAATCGAAGCCATCAAATACTTCTCTGATGAACAGACCTGCATCAATGCGGTTGCGTCCCTCCGCTGGCAGGATGGAAGCCCGATCTGCCCAAAATGCAATGCGACTCAAGAGAAACGCAATCACTACTGGCTGGCCACTCAGAAGCGTTGGAAATGCCATGCTTGCCGTAAGCAGTTTAGTGTCAAGGTTGGAACGATCTTTGAAGATAGCCCAATTGAGTTGAGCAAATGGATGTGTGCTCTCTGGCTGCTCGTCAATTGCAGGAACGGTGTCAGCTCGTATGAAGTTGCACGTGATCTGGATATCACGCAGAAGAGTGCTTGGTTTGTCCTACAGCGTCTGCGGTTCATCCTAAAAGACGTGACGATGGAGAAGATGGGAGCTTCCGGTACGCCTGTCCAGATGGACGAATCCTTTCTCGGAGGCAAGCCGAAGAACATGCACAAAAGTCGTCGGCTCAAACTGAAGTTGGGCATGAACGGATATGCAGAAAAAACGGCAGTATTTGGGATGATCGAGACTGGCACTCGTCAGGTTCGCGCTCAGGTCGTTCCCAACGTTAAACGGGTAACTCTACAGAAGGCTATTCTCGATAATGTTGGATTTGGTTCCACGATTCATACCGACCAGTGGCCCGGTTACGATGGCCTAGCGGCGCAGGATTTCGTTCACGCGACTGTGAATCACATGGAAGAGTATGTAACCGCTGGTGGCGTACACACTCAGGCTATTGAGAATTTCTGGAGCCTTCTAAAGCGGGGATTGAATGGCACGTACGTAGCAGTAGAGCCGATGCACTTAGATCGCTATCTGGATGAACAGATGTTTCGCTTCAACAATCGCATCGGACACAACGATGGAAGTCGCTTCATCAAAGCTCTATCGCAGGTAGTAAACCGTCGCCTTACCTATGCTGAGTTGACGGGTAAGGAGGCAGGCTCAGAAGCCTAA
- a CDS encoding type II toxin-antitoxin system VapC family toxin, whose translation MPRPVYFDTSVFLEIFAKTGSHKQSIFNLLAELHENKVVIYTSILTVQEASVLTYRRGQIVHNNHALINKMARIWGIDRQIALTTAKHEADIRDMFKGANDEEEMKHRRRWDCFHIATAQVRECTHLYTTDSGMMKRKKQLSIPDLEIVYPKPNTPTLNFPPPGPILIKPSPSA comes from the coding sequence ATGCCAAGACCTGTTTACTTCGACACGAGTGTTTTTCTTGAAATATTCGCTAAAACCGGCAGCCACAAACAGTCGATTTTCAATCTTCTTGCTGAACTCCACGAAAACAAGGTTGTGATCTATACCTCAATTCTCACAGTGCAAGAGGCAAGCGTTCTCACCTATCGACGGGGTCAGATTGTCCATAATAATCATGCACTTATCAATAAGATGGCCCGCATATGGGGGATTGATAGGCAGATTGCTCTTACAACGGCCAAACATGAAGCAGACATAAGGGACATGTTCAAAGGTGCGAATGATGAAGAGGAAATGAAGCACCGTAGACGATGGGACTGTTTCCATATAGCTACGGCTCAGGTGCGAGAATGCACCCACTTGTATACGACAGACAGCGGGATGATGAAGCGTAAGAAGCAACTATCTATCCCGGATTTAGAGATAGTTTATCCCAAGCCAAATACGCCCACCTTGAACTTTCCCCCTCCCGGCCCAATTCTAATAAAGCCTTCTCCGTCAGCCTGA
- a CDS encoding DUF3106 domain-containing protein — protein sequence MLLSAKFRRVLQSALAVLVLASCSAAFAGPPGGGRRGFGGGGGQREMRAFPNQGQRGQNQEHLEQWMNRHSNMPLAQQQRALENEPGFRQLPPQTQQHLRDRLTQLNGMPPDQRRRMIEHNEAIERLSPPQRQQVRGAMQQLGALPMDRRRMVARAFRDLREMPPAQRQATLNSDRFRGQFSDQERGTLQQLLDVEPLLPPPPPR from the coding sequence ATGCTGCTCTCGGCCAAATTCCGACGTGTGCTCCAGTCAGCACTGGCTGTTCTGGTGCTCGCAAGCTGCTCTGCGGCCTTCGCGGGACCACCCGGTGGTGGGCGTCGCGGATTTGGCGGCGGCGGTGGGCAGCGGGAGATGCGCGCATTCCCCAACCAAGGACAAAGAGGACAAAACCAGGAGCATCTGGAGCAGTGGATGAATCGCCACAGCAACATGCCGCTTGCCCAGCAGCAGCGCGCCCTTGAAAACGAGCCCGGCTTTCGCCAGCTTCCGCCGCAGACCCAGCAGCATCTGCGTGACCGGTTGACCCAGCTCAACGGCATGCCTCCCGATCAGCGTCGCCGCATGATTGAGCACAATGAAGCCATTGAGCGTCTCAGTCCGCCACAACGGCAGCAGGTTCGTGGAGCCATGCAGCAACTTGGCGCACTTCCGATGGACCGCCGCCGCATGGTCGCGCGCGCCTTCCGCGATCTGCGAGAGATGCCTCCTGCTCAGCGTCAGGCCACGCTCAATTCAGACCGCTTCCGCGGACAGTTCTCCGATCAGGAGCGCGGTACGCTCCAACAGTTGCTCGATGTCGAACCGTTGTTACCGCCCCCACCGCCGCGATAA